A DNA window from Vigna angularis cultivar LongXiaoDou No.4 chromosome 1, ASM1680809v1, whole genome shotgun sequence contains the following coding sequences:
- the LOC108320304 gene encoding methylmalonate-semialdehyde dehydrogenase [acylating], mitochondrial: MLRLSILRARKLDFMRPQISAPGRSHFSTAVEPSSSKSNPPRVPNLIGGRFIDSKSSTVIDVINPATQEVVSQVPLSTDEEFKAAVSAAKKAYPLWRNTPITTRQRVMLKFQELIRRDMDKLALNVTTEQGKTLKDAQGDVFRGLEVVEHACGMATLQMGEYVSNVSHGIDTYSIREPLGVCAGICPFNFPAMIPLWMFPVAVTCGNTFVLKPSEKDPGASVMLAELALEAGLPEGVLNIVHGTHDIVNSICDDDDIKAISFVGSNVAGMHIYSRAAAKGKRVQSNMGAKNHAIVLPDANVDATLNALVAAGFGAAGQRCMALSTVVFVGDAKSWKAKLVERAKALKVNAGTEPDTDLGPVISKQAKERIHRLVKSGVESGAKLLLDGRNIVVPGYESGNFIGPTILSDITTNMECYKEEIFGPVLLFMEADSLEEAISIVNSNKYGNGASIFTTSGVAARKFQTEIEAGQVGINVPIPVPLPFFSFTGNKASFAGDLNFYGKAGVNFYTQIKTITQQWKDSTDGSKINMAMPTSQK, from the exons ATGTTGCGGCTTTCGATTCTACGAG CGAGAAAGTTGGACTTTATGAGGCCTCAGATCTCTGCACCGGGAAGGTCCCATTTCTCAACTGCTGTCGAACCATCTTCCAGTAAGAGCAATCCACCG AGGGTTCCTAATCTTATTGGGGGCAGATTTATTGACTCAAAATCATCAACTGTCATTGATGTTATAAACCCA GCAACCCAAGAAGTTGTTTCACAAGTCCCTTTGTCTACGGATGAAGAGTTTAAGGCGGCTGTATCTGCAGCAAAGAAGGCATATCCATTATGGCGTAACACTCCAATTACAACACGCCAACGTGTTATGTTGAAGTTTCAGGAGCTGATCCGCAGAGATATG GACAAACTTGCTCTGAATGTGACCACTGAACAAGGAAAGACGTTGAAGGATGCACAAGGAGATGTATTTCGTGGTTTAG AGGTGGTGGAACATGCTTGTGGGATGGCAACTCTACAAATGGGGGAATATGTTTCAAATGTATCACATGGAATTGATACTTACAGTATTAGAGAACCACTTGGTGTTTGCGCTGGTATTTGTCCTTTCAACTTTCCTGCAATGATTCCCTTGTGG ATGTTCCCTGTGGCTGTTACTTGTGGTAACACCTTTGTTCTAAAACCATCAGAGAAAGACCCAG GTGCTTCTGTCATGCTTGCAGAATTAGCATTGGAGGCTGGTTTGCCAGAGGGTGTCTTAAATATAGTTCATGGAACCCAT GATATTGTGAATTCTATTTGCGACGATGATGACATCAAAGCCATATCATTTGTTGGTTCAAATGTT GCTGGAATGCACATATATTCAAGAGCAGCAGCTAAAGGGAAACGTGTTCAG TCTAACATGGGAGCAAAAAATCATGCCATTGTCTTGCCAGATGCAAATGTTGATGCTACTCTAAATGCTTTAGTTGCAGCTGGTTTTGGTGCTGCTGGTCAAAGGTGTATGGCTCTCAGCACAGTTGTTTTTGTTGGAGACGCAAAATCATG GAAAGCTAAACTTGTAGAGCGTGCCAAAGCTCTCAAGGTAAATGCGGGAACTGAACCTGATACAGACCTTGGTCCAGTGATCAGCAAGCAG GCAAAGGAGAGAATACACAGACTAGTTAAATCTGGTGTTGAAAGTGGTGCCAAATTACTGCTGGATGGAAGAAATATTGTG GTTCCAGGATATGAATCTGGCAATTTTATTGGCCCAACCATCTTATCAGATATCACTACCAACATGGAGTGCTACAAG GAGGAAATTTTTGGCCCAGTTCTTCTTTTCATGGAG GCTGATAGCTTAGAAGAGGCCATAAGCATTGTTAATAGTAACAAGTACGGAAATGGTGCTTCAATATTCACCACATCTGGTGTTGCTGCAAGGAAATTTCAGACTGAGATAGAGGCAGGCCAG GTTGGCATCAATGTTCCCATTCCAGTTCCATTGCCCTTCTTCTCATTCACTGGCAACAAGGCATCTTTTGCCGGTGATCTCAACTTCTATG GCAAGGCAGGGGTTAACTTTTATACTCAGATCAAGACAATAACACAGCAATGGAAGGATTCAACTGATGGCAGCAAGATTAACATGGCAATGCCAACCtctcaaaaataa
- the LOC108320301 gene encoding uncharacterized protein LOC108320301, whose protein sequence is MFFRPNSVFSFSSSSFFSALKPHKNNLLPQEMSSLWFLKLIVRCLDHCAWPLLALGYPLCASVQAIETESYKATKDLISYWILLSLIYLFEYAFFRLLQWYQFWPYTKLMIIFWLIVPDFGRASYAYNNIIRTCISNPQASIRSLNNWRKNFVKKDKDNFLLHADRYLEENGTEALMKLIASKNTTNKPDAQATIASRVTDHEEMQQTNVKNLQTEPKATKDSEVIEKKEIPTGNQNIPVVPKLVQSENASATMLETNGIVVKEKGVEELPQIFTHKEVQKEWTCALCHVTTTSEKTLNSHLQGSKHRQMEIAMKAKNQSVSQKLKSDHSKEELKQKNIYQPKFKTKNREKPTWTNNSEIRCEICNVKCPCEITLASHRKGKKHLAKLKV, encoded by the exons ATGTTCTTTAGGCCAAACtctgtcttttctttttcttcctcttcctttttctctgcTCTCAAACCtcacaaaaataatttactcCCACAAGAGATGTCTTCTCTTTGGTTTCTTAAACTCATTGTCAGATGCCTTGATCATTGTGCATG GCCTCTTCTTGCTCTGGGGTACCCTTT ATGTGCTTCTGTACAAGCAATTGAGACCGAATCCTATAAAGCAACTAAGGATTTGATATCGTATTGGATACTCCTCTCGCTAATATACCTATTTGAGTATGCATTTTTTAGGCTTCTTCAATG GTACCAGTTCTGGCCTTACACTAAGCTAATGATCATCTTCTGGCTCATTGTGCCAGACTTTGGACGGGCTTCTTATGCCTACAATAATATTATTCGAACATGCATCTCAAATCCACAAGCAAGCATACGTAGTTTAAATAACTGGAGGAAGAATTTTGTcaagaaagataaagataacTTTTTACTGCATGCAGATAGATATTTAGAAGAGAATGGAACAGAAGCCTTAATGAAACTCATTGCTAGCAAG AACACGACTAACAAACCTGATGCACAAGCAACAATTGCAAGTAGAGTTACTGACCATGAAGAGATGCAACAG ACAAATGTGAAAAATCTTCAAACAGAGCCCAAAGCCACCAAAGATTCGGAGGTGATTGAGAAAAAGGAAATTCCTACAGGCAATCAA AATATTCCTGTGGTGCCTAAACTTGTGCAAAGTGAGAATGCTTCAGCAACCATGTTGGAAACTAATGGAATAGTGGTGAAAGAGAAGGGTGTTGAAGAGCTTCCTCAGATTTTTACACATAAGGAAGTTCAGAAGGAGTGGACTTGCGCTTTATGCCATGTAACAACAACGAGCGAGAAAACCTTGAATTCACACCTGCAAGGTAGCAAACATAGGCAGATGGAGATTGCTATGAAGGCAAAGAATCAATCTGTTTCACAGAAGCTGAAAAGTGATCACTCCAAAGAGGAATTAAAACAGAAGAACATTTATCAGCCAAAATTCAAGACCAAGAATAGAGAGAAACCTACTTGGACGAATAATTCAGAAATAAGATGTGAAATCTGTAATGTGAAATGCCCTTGCGAGATTACCTTGGCCTCTCATAGAAAAGGGAAGAAGCATTTGGCTAAGTTAAAAGTTTAA
- the LOC108320298 gene encoding probable myosin-binding protein 6, with product MDFPPALNLLTQFGCGFVLLRSLSLVFNFLGLLLMLSFWFKVWRFSWNSKSAIRFLCTSGGVPQIRFCLDKVAWGVSKAKTAPLRKARPSRSSSSIRKRTNGSRERGNAGSEDGSEGKGENEKDIGNEDEVLDVMTLKNFVKMERLKANAACADLEKERTAAASSAEEAMAMILRLQNEKSAVEIQATQFRRMAEQKLDYDQEVIESLQWTITQHEVQKCELEDQMEICREELRQFMRDEDIEQLEVEVSRDYMYDDEEEDGDRYDNSVVSSPETESQTL from the coding sequence ATGGATTTCCCTCCTGCCCTCAATCTTCTCACCCAATTCGGATGCGGCTTCGTCCTTCTCCGCTCCCTCTCGCTCGTTTTCAACTTTTTAGGCCTCCTTTTGATGCTCTCCTTTTGGTTCAAGGTTTGGCGCTTCAGTTGGAATTCCAAGAGCGCCATTCGATTCCTTTGCACTTCCGGAGGCGTACCACAAATCCGTTTCTGCCTCGACAAAGTTGCGTGGGGAGTTTCTAAGGCAAAGACCGCGCCTTTGAGAAAAGCGCGCCCTTCCAGGTCGAGTTCCTCCATCAGGAAGCGCACCAATGGCTCCCGAGAGAGAGGCAATGCGGGTTCCGAAGATGGGTCGGAGGGGAAGGGTGAAAACGAGAAGGACATTGGCAATGAGGATGAGGTGCTCGACGTAATGACGCTGAAAAATTTCGTCAAGATGGAGAGACTAAAGGCCAATGCGGCGTGTGCGGACCTCGAGAAGGAGAGGACGGCGGCTGCCTCGTCGGCGGAGGAGGCAATGGCGATGATTCTGCGGCTGCAGAATGAGAAGAGCGCGGTAGAGATTCAAGCCACGCAGTTCCGGCGAATGGCGGAGCAAAAGCTAGATTATGACCAGGAAGTTATTGAGTCATTGCAGTGGACCATCACGCAACACGAGGTTCAGAAGTGTGAATTGGAGGATCAGATGGAGATTTGTAGGGAGGAATTGAGGCAGTTTATGAGGGATGAGGATATAGAACAACTTGAAGTTGAAGTGAGTAGGGATTACATGTAtgatgatgaggaggaggatggTGATCGTTATGATAATTCTGTAGTTAGCTCTCCCGAAACTGAATCACAGACCTTGTAA